A genomic stretch from Chitinophaga agri includes:
- a CDS encoding efflux RND transporter permease subunit: MIANTFIRRPVTAIVISVVLVLVGLLAMTNLPIGQYPEISPPTVQVTGTYIGADAQTVEQTTATPVEVQVNGTPGMTYMTSNSTNSGAMSLTVNFEVGTDINIAALDVQNRVGIAQPTLPQEVQRLGLTVRKRNPSILMLVALYSPKGTHDVTFLDNYTNVYIKDALLRAKGVGDIFTRADDFSMRIWLKPDKLAQMGVTAEEVRAAITEQNAQISAGTVGAPPQKTGQTYEYTIFVKGRLVTAEEFGNIVIKTRPDDGALVYLKDVARVQLGKFSYSNNSYVDGKRASYLLVYQAPGSNAIETAEAVTETMEQLKKTFPKDVEYVVPFESVSVIEVSIHEVVETLLEALVLVVIVVFLFLQSWRATVIPVLAIPVSIIATFIFFIPLGFTINTLTLFGFVLAIGIVVDDAIVVVEAVQHNMDHEQMTPKEATYAAMKEISGPVMAIALILAAVFVPVGFIPGIVGRLYQQFAITIAISVLISAFVALSLTPALCTLILRPMHLDKNSKGLDKFFFKFNVWFGHVTSRYSLGVKKSIRFGRYVIILLICIVVGTLFLFKGKPTGFIPTEDDGRVYITFDLPESSSTERTIGVMTEMMHTLDSVKAIGHYAALGGLNVVSFATKSNSGTIFCQLKPWDQRKDKSQQIFGVVAELQAKLSRFKEANVVVIPPPAIPGLGSTAGFSFILQQKSGGGDIKEFEGVLQKFTGAINQRPEIARAFSFFTARTPGYQLEIDREKAKKMGVQISSIATALQTYLGSAYVNDFTVYGRNFRVVTQADSTYRGDIKDLNQYFVKNSAGTMVPLSALTSYKVTESAPVISHYNLFRSAEINGSPAPGYSSGDAIKALEEVAAQVLPEGYGYEFSGLSREEILSGSKTVYIFALSIIFVFLFLAALYESWSVPFSVLLAVPIGAFGAILTLTFLPNLTNNVYAQIGLITLIGLSAKNAILIVEFAKERVDRGMELVTATVEAAKLRLRPIIMTSLAFLLGILPLVLSSGAGAESRKTMGWTVLGGMFTATFLAIFIVPVLYVVITRLAYGKDKLKQMQDNYTSMQHHDI, from the coding sequence ATGATTGCAAATACTTTTATTCGCAGACCGGTTACCGCAATAGTTATTTCTGTTGTATTGGTGCTGGTGGGGCTGCTGGCCATGACAAACCTGCCAATCGGCCAGTACCCTGAAATTTCGCCCCCCACTGTTCAGGTGACCGGTACATATATCGGTGCTGATGCGCAGACTGTGGAGCAAACAACAGCCACGCCTGTGGAAGTACAGGTGAACGGTACGCCTGGTATGACCTACATGACCAGTAACAGTACCAATAGTGGTGCAATGAGCTTAACGGTAAACTTTGAGGTAGGTACTGACATCAATATTGCTGCACTGGACGTACAAAACCGTGTAGGTATTGCACAGCCAACCCTGCCTCAGGAAGTTCAGCGTTTGGGTCTGACCGTAAGAAAACGTAATCCCAGCATCCTCATGCTGGTAGCATTATATTCTCCGAAAGGCACGCATGATGTGACTTTCCTGGATAACTATACCAACGTATATATTAAAGACGCCCTGTTGCGTGCAAAAGGTGTGGGTGATATCTTCACCCGTGCGGACGACTTTAGTATGCGTATATGGCTGAAACCTGACAAGCTGGCCCAGATGGGCGTAACGGCTGAGGAAGTGAGAGCTGCTATCACTGAGCAGAACGCGCAGATCTCAGCAGGTACGGTAGGTGCTCCTCCACAGAAAACCGGACAGACGTACGAATACACCATCTTCGTGAAAGGTCGTCTCGTAACGGCAGAAGAATTTGGTAATATCGTTATCAAAACCCGTCCGGACGATGGTGCACTTGTATATCTGAAAGATGTGGCACGTGTACAGCTGGGAAAATTCAGCTACAGCAACAACTCTTATGTAGATGGAAAGAGAGCGTCTTACCTGCTGGTATACCAGGCGCCAGGTAGTAACGCAATCGAAACGGCGGAAGCAGTGACCGAAACAATGGAGCAGCTGAAGAAGACCTTCCCTAAAGACGTGGAATATGTGGTACCATTCGAATCTGTATCTGTGATCGAGGTATCTATTCACGAGGTAGTGGAAACATTACTGGAAGCACTTGTGCTGGTGGTAATCGTGGTATTCCTCTTCCTGCAAAGCTGGAGAGCGACCGTTATTCCCGTACTCGCGATTCCGGTATCCATTATTGCAACGTTCATCTTCTTCATACCACTCGGATTTACCATCAATACACTTACCTTGTTCGGTTTCGTACTGGCGATTGGTATCGTGGTGGATGACGCCATCGTGGTGGTGGAGGCCGTCCAGCATAATATGGACCATGAACAGATGACGCCTAAAGAGGCAACGTATGCTGCGATGAAAGAGATCTCCGGACCAGTTATGGCAATTGCCCTGATCCTAGCAGCAGTATTCGTACCAGTGGGTTTCATCCCTGGTATCGTAGGGCGTCTGTATCAGCAGTTTGCGATCACTATTGCGATCTCCGTACTGATTTCCGCGTTTGTGGCATTGTCACTGACACCGGCATTGTGTACGCTGATTCTCAGACCTATGCACCTGGATAAGAATTCGAAAGGGCTGGATAAATTCTTCTTCAAGTTCAACGTATGGTTTGGACACGTGACCAGCCGTTATTCACTGGGTGTTAAGAAAAGTATCCGTTTCGGTCGTTATGTGATCATACTGCTGATTTGTATTGTGGTGGGCACCCTGTTCTTATTCAAGGGTAAACCGACAGGATTCATTCCAACAGAGGATGATGGTCGTGTGTATATCACTTTTGACCTGCCGGAATCTTCTTCTACAGAGCGTACGATCGGTGTAATGACAGAGATGATGCATACACTTGACAGCGTAAAAGCAATCGGTCACTATGCAGCATTGGGTGGTTTGAACGTAGTAAGTTTCGCAACGAAGTCTAACAGTGGTACTATCTTCTGTCAGCTGAAACCATGGGATCAGCGTAAGGATAAGTCACAACAGATATTTGGAGTTGTAGCAGAACTGCAGGCTAAATTGTCCAGGTTTAAAGAAGCGAATGTAGTGGTAATCCCGCCACCAGCGATTCCTGGTCTGGGATCTACTGCAGGTTTCTCCTTCATTCTTCAGCAGAAGAGTGGTGGTGGCGATATCAAAGAATTTGAGGGTGTATTGCAGAAATTCACCGGAGCTATCAACCAGCGTCCTGAAATAGCACGTGCATTCTCCTTCTTCACAGCACGTACACCAGGCTATCAGCTGGAGATCGACCGCGAGAAAGCAAAGAAAATGGGTGTACAGATATCCTCTATCGCTACCGCGTTACAAACTTACCTGGGTAGTGCCTATGTGAACGACTTTACGGTGTACGGCCGTAACTTCCGTGTGGTAACACAGGCGGATTCTACTTACAGGGGCGATATTAAAGATCTGAATCAATACTTTGTAAAGAATTCAGCTGGTACGATGGTGCCGTTGAGTGCCCTGACATCTTATAAGGTGACAGAAAGTGCGCCAGTGATCTCTCACTATAACCTGTTCCGTTCTGCAGAGATAAACGGTAGCCCGGCTCCCGGTTACAGTAGTGGTGATGCGATCAAGGCCCTGGAAGAAGTGGCTGCGCAGGTATTACCTGAAGGATATGGATATGAGTTCTCCGGTTTGAGCCGTGAGGAGATATTATCCGGATCGAAAACGGTTTACATCTTCGCTCTCTCTATCATATTCGTATTCCTCTTCCTGGCAGCACTGTATGAGAGCTGGTCAGTACCATTCTCAGTACTCCTGGCTGTACCTATTGGGGCATTTGGTGCGATCCTTACCCTGACGTTCCTGCCAAATCTGACGAATAACGTATATGCTCAGATCGGTCTGATCACGTTGATTGGTCTGTCGGCAAAGAACGCGATCCTGATCGTTGAGTTTGCTAAAGAGCGTGTAGATAGAGGTATGGAGCTTGTGACAGCGACAGTAGAGGCAGCTAAGCTGCGTTTACGTCCTATTATTATGACATCCCTGGCGTTCCTGCTGGGTATCCTGCCACTTGTATTGTCCAGCGGAGCGGGTGCAGAATCCCGTAAAACGATGGGTTGGACGGTGTTAGGTGGTATGTTCACTGCCACGTTCCTGGCGATCTTTATTGTACCTGTGCTGTATGTGGTGATTACCCGTCTGGCATACGGTAAAGATAAACTGAAGCAAATGCAGGATAATTACACGTCAATGCAGCATCACGATATATAG
- a CDS encoding AsmA family protein: MLKKILKFVGIFLLVLVIAAIAIPYFFKGKIMSLVKTELNKQLVADVDFKDVDISLIRHFPRLAVALEDLSVVNRAPFAGDTLFAVKKIDLALNLMSVIKGDKMDIYNVAVISPRIHAIINKQGQANWEITKPDTAQTTPADTASAKFALDLQQYSIEDATIRYDDEQGDMGMLIEGLDHQGKGDFTQDLFTLQTKTQAEGVTFRYGLIPYLLRTKTTMDADIQVDNKTSTYTFQQGKATLNNLELAFQGFFKLVNDSTYGMDLTMKAPSTQFKDILSLVPAIFMQDFDKIKTSGTAAFDGYVKGNYSTNEMPAFGLNLAVKDGFFQYPDLPKPVKNIQVKMSVNNPDGIPDHTVVDIPAAHAEMDNTPLDIRLLVKTPVSDMYVDGAAKGKLDLSKVSQFVKLEEGTALTGLIDADVSAKGNMSAIEKQAYDKFYAAGSILISDLLYRSKDYPDGVKVNTLSMQFNPKNVTVSRFDGQYMGTNFQANGEVNNMLAYMLKNQPLDGKLNVKADKVDLDKWMGTTETTTAVTPADTASAPFAVPANLNLALQAQVDQVHYDKLDMSNLSGNLLLKDETVSMQQIKANALQGNMEVNGSYSTKNSKTNPDINMSYNVQNVDVQQTFNAFNTVQALMPVAKFLSGKINSKLELTGKLGQDMMPLLSSLTGDGNLLVLEGALQKFAPIEQLANTLNVTQLKNFSLKDIKTYFAFENGRVKVNPFKVNVSNISMLVGGSHGFDQSLDYTLQMTLPRSVIGKQGDALITSLASQATNKGIPVNISDSVHLNVLLGGNIMKPTYKTDLQETATGTLNNLKDQATALVKNRVDSTKAALKDSLNSVKDQAVAGLKDQITKQITGQKDTSGTKAQPLQNAGKQAEQAVKSTLGNIFKKKSN, from the coding sequence ATGCTCAAAAAAATCCTCAAATTTGTAGGAATCTTCTTGCTGGTATTGGTTATCGCAGCCATTGCTATCCCATACTTTTTCAAGGGCAAGATCATGTCTCTGGTCAAAACAGAGCTGAATAAGCAGCTTGTAGCTGATGTCGACTTTAAAGATGTGGATATCAGCCTGATAAGACACTTTCCCAGACTGGCAGTAGCCCTGGAAGACCTGAGCGTGGTAAACAGAGCTCCTTTTGCAGGAGACACCCTGTTTGCCGTAAAAAAAATCGATCTGGCACTCAATCTGATGAGCGTGATCAAAGGCGATAAAATGGATATCTACAACGTAGCTGTCATTTCTCCCCGCATTCATGCCATTATTAATAAACAGGGTCAGGCTAACTGGGAGATCACCAAACCTGACACTGCACAGACTACTCCGGCTGATACAGCTTCCGCTAAATTTGCACTGGACCTGCAACAGTATAGTATCGAAGATGCAACCATCCGCTATGATGATGAACAGGGCGATATGGGCATGCTCATCGAAGGACTGGACCACCAGGGAAAAGGCGATTTTACGCAGGACCTCTTCACGCTGCAAACAAAAACCCAGGCTGAAGGTGTAACTTTCCGTTATGGCCTTATTCCTTACCTGCTGCGCACCAAAACTACAATGGACGCTGATATACAGGTAGACAATAAAACCAGCACCTACACCTTCCAGCAAGGTAAAGCTACCCTGAACAATCTTGAACTGGCGTTCCAGGGCTTTTTCAAACTGGTGAACGACAGTACCTATGGTATGGATCTGACCATGAAGGCACCTTCTACTCAGTTTAAAGACATCCTCTCCCTGGTACCCGCTATATTCATGCAGGACTTTGACAAAATCAAAACTTCCGGTACTGCCGCTTTTGATGGTTATGTGAAAGGTAATTACAGCACCAATGAAATGCCGGCCTTCGGACTTAACCTCGCGGTGAAAGACGGCTTCTTCCAATACCCTGATCTCCCTAAACCTGTGAAAAACATCCAGGTGAAGATGAGTGTTAATAATCCGGACGGTATTCCTGACCATACTGTCGTAGACATCCCTGCCGCTCATGCGGAAATGGACAATACGCCATTAGATATACGCCTGTTGGTAAAAACACCTGTTTCGGACATGTACGTGGACGGTGCTGCCAAAGGTAAACTGGACCTGTCCAAAGTGTCCCAGTTTGTAAAACTGGAAGAAGGCACGGCGCTGACTGGTCTGATAGATGCGGATGTTTCTGCTAAAGGAAATATGAGCGCAATCGAAAAACAGGCATATGATAAATTCTATGCTGCCGGCAGTATCCTGATCAGCGATCTGTTATACCGCAGCAAAGACTACCCTGACGGCGTGAAAGTAAATACCCTTTCTATGCAGTTCAACCCAAAGAACGTAACCGTTTCCAGGTTTGACGGACAATACATGGGTACCAACTTCCAGGCAAATGGCGAAGTAAACAATATGCTGGCCTACATGCTGAAAAACCAGCCACTGGATGGTAAACTAAATGTAAAAGCAGACAAGGTGGATCTTGATAAGTGGATGGGTACCACAGAAACAACAACTGCCGTAACACCAGCCGATACCGCCAGCGCTCCTTTTGCCGTTCCGGCAAACCTGAACCTTGCGTTACAGGCACAGGTAGACCAGGTACACTATGATAAGCTGGATATGTCCAACCTCTCCGGTAACCTGTTACTGAAAGACGAAACTGTTTCCATGCAGCAGATCAAGGCTAACGCCTTACAGGGTAACATGGAGGTAAATGGTAGTTATAGTACCAAGAACAGTAAGACCAATCCGGACATCAATATGTCCTATAATGTGCAGAACGTGGACGTACAGCAAACATTCAATGCCTTCAATACAGTACAGGCGCTCATGCCGGTTGCTAAGTTCCTGAGTGGTAAGATCAACTCCAAGCTGGAGCTGACCGGTAAACTGGGGCAGGATATGATGCCACTGCTGAGTAGTCTGACCGGTGACGGTAACCTGTTGGTACTCGAGGGTGCATTACAGAAATTTGCTCCAATAGAGCAACTGGCTAATACACTGAACGTTACCCAGCTGAAAAACTTCTCTCTGAAAGATATCAAGACTTATTTTGCTTTTGAAAATGGCCGTGTAAAAGTGAATCCATTCAAAGTAAATGTAAGCAATATCAGTATGCTGGTAGGCGGCTCACATGGTTTCGATCAGTCGCTGGACTATACACTTCAGATGACCCTCCCACGCAGCGTCATTGGGAAACAGGGAGATGCGCTGATCACCAGTCTCGCTTCTCAGGCTACCAATAAAGGTATACCGGTCAACATCAGCGACAGTGTGCACCTGAATGTATTGCTCGGTGGTAATATCATGAAGCCGACCTATAAAACAGACCTGCAGGAAACTGCCACCGGTACACTTAATAACCTGAAGGACCAGGCAACTGCCCTTGTTAAGAACAGGGTAGATAGCACAAAAGCAGCGCTGAAAGACTCCTTAAATTCAGTTAAAGACCAGGCAGTAGCCGGACTGAAAGACCAGATCACTAAACAGATCACGGGTCAGAAAGATACTTCAGGAACTAAGGCGCAACCTTTGCAGAATGCTGGCAAACAGGCAGAACAAGCGGTAAAAAGCACCCTGGGAAATATTTTCAAAAAGAAAAGTAACTAA
- a CDS encoding TrmH family RNA methyltransferase, whose protein sequence is MTPERRERLLSVLNKRQAGLTVVLENVFDPHNISAVMRTCDAVGIQDVYVLNTRIARHKKWGVRSSSGASKWMTVHQFTDTATCVAALRQKYEKIYTTHLAADSVSLYDINFTGSIALVFGNEQEGVSDEMRALCDGNFIIPQMGVIKSLNISVACAVSIYEALRQKTIAGHYEQKSLPDAQFNALLEQWGFEEDDM, encoded by the coding sequence ATGACGCCTGAACGTAGGGAAAGGTTACTATCTGTGCTAAATAAAAGACAAGCGGGGCTGACGGTGGTCCTGGAAAACGTGTTTGACCCGCACAATATATCCGCAGTAATGCGCACCTGTGATGCTGTGGGCATTCAGGATGTATATGTGTTAAATACGAGGATCGCACGGCATAAGAAATGGGGTGTCAGGAGTTCTTCTGGTGCTTCCAAGTGGATGACGGTTCATCAGTTTACAGATACAGCGACCTGCGTCGCGGCCTTAAGGCAGAAGTATGAAAAGATCTATACTACCCACCTGGCAGCCGATTCAGTGAGCCTCTACGATATTAATTTCACTGGTTCCATCGCCCTGGTATTTGGCAATGAGCAGGAGGGTGTAAGCGATGAGATGAGAGCACTGTGTGATGGGAATTTTATCATTCCGCAGATGGGCGTGATCAAATCGCTCAATATTTCCGTGGCCTGTGCAGTGAGCATTTACGAGGCATTGAGACAAAAAACAATTGCAGGTCATTATGAACAAAAAAGCTTACCGGATGCTCAATTCAATGCATTGCTTGAGCAATGGGGCTTTGAGGAGGATGACATGTAA
- a CDS encoding NmrA family NAD(P)-binding protein, which produces MNAKILIAGGTGNLGGQIIHKLLDEGAEVRAVIRPNTPLEKIGTLKQYDIGVIQTDLTNINELTLACKDVDCVISALQGLEDVIVDVQSALLQAAVNAGVPRFIPSDFSSDFTKQAAGENRNFDLRRKFHEQLEKAPIAATSILNGAFAEILTYGNPLLDLSNNSISYWEDENQRIDFTTMNDVAAFTAAAAMDATTPRFMRIAGFQVSPKELAALAGEMKEQEFKLIRQGSLEDLWAVIQRERAAHPEGENELYPAWQQLQYMRSMFSTTLFPLNNNRYSDIKLTGAKTFINSLLQVNTAN; this is translated from the coding sequence ATGAACGCAAAAATTCTGATAGCAGGCGGAACGGGCAACCTGGGCGGACAGATCATCCATAAACTACTGGATGAAGGCGCTGAAGTACGTGCCGTCATCCGTCCTAATACACCCTTGGAGAAAATCGGCACTTTGAAGCAATATGATATTGGCGTTATTCAGACGGACCTGACCAATATCAATGAACTAACGCTTGCCTGCAAAGATGTAGATTGTGTTATTTCTGCTTTGCAGGGCCTTGAAGACGTTATCGTTGACGTACAGTCTGCCTTGTTGCAGGCGGCAGTAAATGCTGGTGTTCCCCGTTTTATCCCATCTGATTTCTCCAGTGACTTCACCAAACAAGCGGCAGGAGAAAACCGTAATTTCGACCTGAGGCGTAAATTCCACGAACAGCTTGAAAAAGCACCTATAGCAGCAACATCAATACTGAATGGTGCATTTGCGGAGATATTGACCTATGGCAATCCACTGCTGGACCTGAGCAATAATAGTATAAGTTACTGGGAAGATGAAAATCAGCGAATAGATTTCACTACCATGAATGATGTTGCTGCATTTACGGCTGCGGCTGCGATGGATGCAACAACACCTCGTTTTATGCGTATTGCAGGCTTTCAGGTTTCTCCCAAAGAACTTGCAGCATTAGCAGGTGAGATGAAAGAACAGGAATTTAAACTGATACGGCAGGGTAGCCTGGAGGATTTGTGGGCTGTTATTCAAAGGGAAAGAGCGGCACATCCGGAAGGTGAAAACGAGTTGTATCCTGCCTGGCAACAGCTGCAATATATGCGTAGTATGTTTAGCACAACATTATTTCCATTGAACAATAACCGATACAGTGATATCAAACTGACAGGGGCAAAAACATTTATCAATTCACTGCTACAAGTCAATACAGCGAATTGA